The Pirellulales bacterium region GTTGCCGACGTCCTGGGCGACGGCATTTTGGACTGGGGTGCTGACGAACGCTACATCACCTCGGGTGGTGGCGCGACTGCGGCCAATCCCCTCCTTTCGGCTTATCACCGTCAAGGAGTGTTGATTCCCAGCGCGACCAAGACCTACAACTGGCGGTTCACCCAGCCATTTGTTCCTGGCGGCGCAGTTGTTCCCGGCGTTTCGCAGCCCTCCAGTACCCGTCCCAATTCTTGGGAAGTTTTGATTGGGGAGTTTACAATTAATCTGGCGGGTGTCTCCCCCACGGCGACCCCCACGGATAAGACCACCTTTACCCCGTTCTCGCATCATCGGATTCGTTCGACCTCCTCGGCCCCCTCGGCCTCGGGTGGTTCGAACTACTCCACCGACGGCAACCTGCCTGGCAGCAATCCTGGTGGCGTGTCGACCCCCTACGGTGAAGGCGCTTTCAGCGGGGTTGAATTTGTCGGGATCGTTCCCGAACCTTCGACTTACGTTCTGTGCGGTTTAGCTGCAGCGGCTGGCGTATTTGGCCTCCGTCGCCGCAAGACCAGCTAACACATGCACTGACGAGTAATTAGGGTTTCTTTGCCACAGGGCTGTCCATTCGGACAGCCCTGTTTTTTTATATCGATGCCTAGCATGGCGGTTGTATTCTATTGAAATCAGCTAAAAAATTAACTCGCTGTTTAATGCAGCGCCCGCTCATACTAATCGCAAGCAATCATAGCGCGGTTTTGACCCAATTTACCAAGGGATTCCGCAACTCTGTTGGAGTAGGAGTTCCTTGGTTTTGTTCTTTTTCCCAGGGTTGTTCGCTGCGCTCCAACCCGTGGGCTTTGTTACCCAGTTTTATCATTGAACAGGGCGCGTTGCGGTACCCCCTCTCCCTCTGGGAGAGGGTCGGGGTGAGGGAAGCTACCGCAACGCGGTTATGGAACTCAGCCCAGGGTTGCCGCGTAGCGGCTACCCTGGGAATACCCCCTCTCCCTCTGGGAGAGGGCCGGGGTGAGGGAAGCTACCGCAACGCGGTTGTGTCATGCGGAAATAACCCAGTATTACTGGGTGCCTTCATAAATTGCTAGCCGCGCTATGTTTAGCTAGAAAGCGTATTAAACCCGCACTTCCGCCGCCAGAGCCGCATGATGGCGATATTTTTGGCGGATCGGCCCTACCACTTCGTCCAAAAATTCCCTGGTCTGCTGTCCCGCGCGACCCGTGAATTGGCTCGTTTCCATGGCCGCGTTCAGATCAATCCCCGCAAAATCCGGATCACGTTTGAGGCGTTCCAGCAGATCGTTGGGTAATCCCTGTTCTTTCACCTGCTTCGCGGCTTCCACGCTTGCCAGGCGGATTCGTTCGTGCAGTTCCTGGCGATCCCCCCCCGCCGAAACCGCCGCCATGAGCAAACTTTCGGTCGCCATAAAAGGCAGTTCCTCACGCAAATTGCGTTCTATCACCCGGGGATAAACCACCAGACCCGCGGCAATATTTTCATAGAGGATTAAAATCGATTCCACGGCCAAAAAAGCCTGGGGGATCACCAACCGGCGGTTCGCGCTATCATCCAGCGTCCGTTCCATCCATTGCGTGGCGGCAGTTTGTGCGGTGTTTTCGGCTAAACTAATGGCATAACGCGCCAGCCCACACATCCGCTCGGCCCGCATGGGATTGCGTTTATAAGCCATCGCGCTTGAGCCAATTTGCTGGGTTTCAAACGGTTCTTCCAGTTCCTTGCGCGCGGCCAATAACCGCAAATCGGTCGCAAATTTTTGGCACGATTGGGCGATTCCCGCCAGCGCGTCCAAAATCATCGCGTCAACTTTGCGCGGATAGGTTTGGCCCGTCACCTCATAGCTG contains the following coding sequences:
- a CDS encoding PEP-CTERM sorting domain-containing protein produces the protein MSLQKKMLAGMIAAACSGMFATSAMAIMTYDLRFADGTKSKDALPGAYVVNLYAVIDHGGDNSFNTDSITGGQLNIYSGKVGAGAVAPGTNSGVTARAATLPTPNFSLATTADESGDLMRDANGAAAPNNVADVLGDGILDWGADERYITSGGGATAANPLLSAYHRQGVLIPSATKTYNWRFTQPFVPGGAVVPGVSQPSSTRPNSWEVLIGEFTINLAGVSPTATPTDKTTFTPFSHHRIRSTSSAPSASGGSNYSTDGNLPGSNPGGVSTPYGEGAFSGVEFVGIVPEPSTYVLCGLAAAAGVFGLRRRKTS
- a CDS encoding lyase family protein, producing the protein GLDLLMQRLVSVIDKLATFAARYQDMPCLAFTHLQPAQPTTVGKRTTLWIYDLVLDLAELEHRRETLRARGVKGTTGTQASFLQLFDGDHFKVRELDRRVTQKMGFAASYEVTGQTYPRKVDAMILDALAGIAQSCQKFATDLRLLAARKELEEPFETQQIGSSAMAYKRNPMRAERMCGLARYAISLAENTAQTAATQWMERTLDDSANRRLVIPQAFLAVESILILYENIAAGLVVYPRVIERNLREELPFMATESLLMAAVSAGGDRQELHERIRLASVEAAKQVKEQGLPNDLLERLKRDPDFAGIDLNAAMETSQFTGRAGQQTREFLDEVVGPIRQKYRHHAALAAEVRV